A single window of Scyliorhinus canicula chromosome 30, sScyCan1.1, whole genome shotgun sequence DNA harbors:
- the LOC119958647 gene encoding complexin-3-like, producing the protein MNALVKRAFGDSTGQLLCCLTPEADGKGTGFGNAGIFSRDDYQRHLQALEEDRKKRDEEFARRKADRAAMRTCLRAKYQLGQNEKDNQQLRAVGGAAGVPVGLAAIVNVGRRPEGASWFLPEFPSLPDANLAQLPNTAQSAINQLRQTTERQCMLM; encoded by the exons ATGAACGCTCTGGTGAAACGGGCCTTCGGCGATTCCACAGGGCAGCTGCTGTGCTGCCTGACCCCCGAGGCGGACGGCAAAGGTACCGGCTTCGGCAATGCCGGGATATTTAGCCGGGACGATTACCAGaggcacctgcaggcgctggaggaaGACAG GAAGAAGAGGGACGAGGAATTTGCTCGGAGGAAAGCGGACAGAGCAGCCATGAGGACCTGCTTGAGGGCCAAGTACCAGCTCGGACAG AACGAGAAGGATAACCAGCAGCTGAGAGCAGTCGGTGGGGCCGCTGGAGTTCCGGTGGGGTTGGCGGCCATCGTCAATGTGGGGAGAAGACCAGAAGGGGCCTCCTGGTTTCTCCCAGAGTTCCCCAGCCTACCCGACGCTAACCTGGCCCAGCTGCCCAACACGGCTCAGTCCGCCATCAACCAACTGCGCCAGACCACGGAGAGGCAGTGCATGTTGATgtga